The following are encoded together in the Pseudomonas sp. IB20 genome:
- a CDS encoding chemotaxis protein CheV, with amino-acid sequence MAGVMDSVNQRTQLVGQNRLELLLFRLDGKQLYGINVFKVREVLQCPKLTIMPKSSPVVCGVANIRGATIPILDLALATGSAGLQDRQSPFVIITEYNTKTQGFLVRSVERIVNMNWEEIHPPPKGTGRDHYLTAVTRVDNQLVEIIDVEKILAEVAPTSESISVGVVDAETAHKAISLRVLTVDDSSVARKQVSRCLQTVGVEVVALNDGRQALDYLRKLVDEGKKPEEEFLMMISDIEMPEMDGYTLTAEIRNDPRMQKLHIILHTSLSGVFNQAMVKKVGADDFLAKFRPDDLASRVVDRIKAADHG; translated from the coding sequence ATGGCAGGAGTAATGGATTCAGTAAACCAGCGCACACAGCTGGTAGGGCAGAATCGCCTGGAGTTGTTGCTGTTCCGCCTCGATGGCAAGCAGCTGTATGGCATTAATGTGTTTAAAGTGCGGGAGGTGCTGCAGTGCCCCAAACTGACGATCATGCCCAAGTCCAGTCCGGTGGTATGTGGCGTGGCCAACATCCGTGGTGCGACCATCCCCATTCTTGATCTGGCCTTGGCCACCGGTTCTGCAGGTTTGCAGGACCGCCAGAGCCCGTTCGTGATCATTACCGAATACAACACCAAGACCCAGGGTTTCCTGGTGCGCTCGGTGGAACGCATCGTCAACATGAACTGGGAGGAGATCCATCCGCCGCCCAAGGGCACCGGCCGCGATCACTACCTCACGGCGGTGACGCGGGTCGATAACCAGTTGGTCGAAATCATCGACGTGGAGAAAATCCTCGCCGAAGTGGCGCCGACCTCGGAATCCATTTCGGTGGGTGTCGTCGACGCTGAGACGGCGCACAAGGCGATCTCGTTGCGCGTGCTGACCGTGGACGACTCCTCGGTCGCGCGCAAGCAGGTGAGCCGTTGCCTGCAAACCGTGGGTGTGGAAGTGGTGGCCCTCAACGATGGTCGCCAGGCCTTGGATTACCTGCGTAAGCTGGTGGATGAAGGCAAGAAGCCGGAAGAAGAATTCTTGATGATGATCTCCGACATCGAGATGCCGGAAATGGATGGCTACACGCTCACGGCCGAGATTCGCAACGATCCACGCATGCAAAAGTTGCATATCATCCTGCATACTTCGTTGTCGGGTGTATTCAATCAGGCGATGGTCAAGAAGGTCGGTGCTGATGACTTTCTGGCCAAATTCCGCCCTGATGACCTGGCATCCCGGGTAGTCGACCGGATCAAGGCAGCAGATCATGGCTAA
- the flgA gene encoding flagellar basal body P-ring formation chaperone FlgA yields MNFKTTVSRRLPRYRRLLCVTMALLALSSGTAARADNVTLPDLLIGVTQGFLEFTVEDYLATTQTPGRYEIQVSQLDPRLRMPMCDKELTATLESPAQPIGRVTVKVRCDGASPWTVFVPAQVKLFRDVVVVTRPLKRTGIIGFEDVALRERDISLISQGYLTSVDQAVGQKLTRPMVTDQVITLVHLEQAEVIRKGDQVVISASSGGLMVKMPGEALSNGGMSEQIRVKNLNSNRVIKAQVTAPGQVEVAL; encoded by the coding sequence ATGAACTTTAAAACGACAGTTTCCCGACGCCTGCCACGGTACCGCAGATTGCTCTGCGTCACGATGGCGTTGCTCGCCTTGAGCTCGGGCACGGCGGCCCGTGCAGATAATGTCACCTTGCCTGATCTCCTTATCGGCGTCACTCAAGGCTTTCTTGAGTTCACTGTAGAAGATTATTTGGCGACCACTCAGACGCCTGGCCGTTATGAAATCCAGGTCAGCCAATTGGACCCGCGCCTACGCATGCCAATGTGCGACAAGGAATTGACAGCCACCCTGGAAAGCCCCGCCCAGCCGATCGGCCGCGTGACGGTAAAAGTGCGTTGCGACGGCGCTTCGCCCTGGACCGTATTCGTACCGGCCCAGGTCAAGCTGTTCCGCGATGTAGTGGTCGTCACACGCCCGCTCAAACGCACCGGTATCATCGGTTTTGAAGACGTTGCGCTGCGCGAACGGGACATAAGCCTGATCAGCCAGGGCTACCTCACCTCTGTGGACCAAGCCGTCGGGCAAAAACTAACCCGACCAATGGTCACCGACCAGGTGATAACGCTCGTCCACCTGGAACAGGCTGAAGTGATTCGCAAGGGTGACCAAGTGGTGATTTCGGCCAGCAGTGGCGGGCTGATGGTAAAGATGCCGGGCGAAGCGCTGTCCAACGGAGGGATGAGCGAACAGATACGAGTCAAGAACCTCAACTCCAATCGCGTGATCAAGGCTCAAGTTACCGCGCCGGGCCAAGTCGAGGTAGCTTTATAG
- the flgM gene encoding flagellar biosynthesis anti-sigma factor FlgM, with the protein MVIDFSRLNNTPALPGNTRTSGAKDSVEAKAQPAPAAKTEQASASQSGESVHLSNEAQQLQKVTDSLRDQPVVNKARVAELKQAIADGSYKVDSNRVASKLLNFEAER; encoded by the coding sequence ATGGTCATCGATTTCAGTCGTTTGAATAACACCCCGGCATTGCCCGGCAATACGCGCACCAGCGGTGCCAAGGACAGCGTAGAAGCCAAGGCCCAGCCAGCGCCCGCCGCCAAGACCGAACAGGCCAGCGCCAGCCAAAGCGGGGAATCGGTACACCTGAGCAATGAGGCTCAACAGTTGCAGAAGGTCACTGACTCGCTGCGCGACCAACCGGTTGTCAATAAAGCCCGCGTGGCCGAGTTGAAACAGGCAATCGCCGATGGCAGCTATAAAGTCGACAGCAACCGTGTAGCCAGCAAGCTGCTTAACTTCGAAGCCGAGCGCTAG
- a CDS encoding flagella synthesis protein FlgN produces the protein MHHDEHLLELIIDDLAPTQHLLELLKEESLALYGRDMRLLEEILARKQSLIVLLEQHGKKRSEILISLGLPADHDGLAQLASHSSVGDQLLAQSTALNQLLTECQDANLLNGQSIQLQQATTANQLRILHGGEPPALYNAQGSTSRLVKPSTRSQA, from the coding sequence ATGCACCACGACGAACATTTGCTTGAACTGATCATTGATGATCTGGCGCCGACGCAACATTTGCTCGAGCTGCTGAAAGAAGAATCCCTGGCACTCTATGGCCGGGACATGCGCTTGCTGGAAGAAATTCTGGCGCGCAAGCAGTCGCTGATTGTGCTGCTGGAGCAGCATGGCAAAAAGCGCAGCGAGATTCTCATCAGCCTCGGCCTACCGGCTGATCACGACGGCCTCGCACAACTGGCTAGCCACTCCTCAGTCGGCGATCAGTTGCTGGCGCAGAGCACCGCACTGAACCAATTGCTCACCGAGTGCCAGGACGCCAACCTGCTCAACGGTCAGTCGATCCAGCTGCAGCAAGCCACGACCGCCAACCAGTTGCGCATACTTCACGGCGGAGAGCCTCCGGCCCTTTACAACGCCCAAGGCTCAACCTCGCGCCTGGTCAAGCCAAGCACCCGCAGCCAGGCCTGA
- a CDS encoding flagellar brake protein, whose amino-acid sequence MFNALNAEDAPQPPKVLTTPLEIASTLRMLQESHDPLIITFHERSQRFQSYLVDVDRDSKTLALDEMIPRDGERYLENGEPFRIEGFHDGVRVAWESNGTLTISEKDGHRIYTGSMPDEVVYHQRRNAFRAALKLAQLVNIELGGEKLKAPISGKLLDISATGCKLRFEGDISERLQLGQVYDRFIAALPFGSMTTSVELRYLHLEDKINTTFAGVRFHNMSGLVQRQVERFVYQLQREARRFDKDDDL is encoded by the coding sequence GTGTTCAACGCCCTTAATGCGGAAGATGCCCCGCAGCCACCCAAGGTGCTCACCACGCCTCTGGAAATCGCCAGCACGTTGCGCATGCTGCAAGAAAGCCATGATCCGCTGATCATCACTTTCCACGAACGCAGCCAGCGCTTCCAAAGCTACTTGGTGGACGTTGACCGGGACAGCAAGACGCTGGCCCTGGACGAAATGATCCCCCGCGACGGTGAACGCTATCTTGAGAATGGCGAACCGTTCCGCATCGAAGGCTTTCATGACGGCGTACGCGTCGCCTGGGAAAGCAATGGCACGCTGACCATTAGCGAAAAAGACGGCCATCGCATCTACACCGGCAGCATGCCCGACGAAGTGGTCTACCATCAGCGTCGCAATGCTTTTCGCGCCGCCTTGAAGCTGGCGCAATTGGTCAACATCGAGCTGGGTGGCGAGAAACTCAAGGCGCCGATCAGCGGCAAGTTGCTGGATATCTCCGCCACCGGCTGCAAATTGCGCTTTGAGGGCGATATTTCCGAGCGCCTGCAACTGGGCCAGGTCTACGATCGCTTTATCGCCGCCCTGCCCTTCGGCAGCATGACCACCTCCGTCGAGCTGCGTTACTTGCACCTCGAAGACAAGATCAACACCACATTCGCCGGTGTGCGCTTCCACAACATGAGCGGCCTGGTGCAACGGCAGGTGGAGCGGTTTGTGTACCAGTTGCAGCGTGAAGCGCGGCGCTTTGACAAAGACGACGACCTTTAA
- a CDS encoding MFS transporter: MRQIWKSFRALYFASLMMLIGSGLLSTYLALRLAADHVDSLWVGALMAANYFGLVLGGKIGHRLIARVGHIRAYATCAGIVGAAVLGHGLINWLPAWIVLRMIVGLGMMCQYMVIESWLNEQADAKQRGVVFSGYMIASYLGLVLGQLILVMHPELGLELLMLVALCFALCLVPVAMTRRIHPAPLHPAPMEPRFFIKRVPQSLSTVLGAGLIVGSFYGLAPLYASQQGLTTEQVGLFMGSCIFAGLLVQWPLGWLSDRYDRALLIRCFALCLAVAALPLAVLTKVPLEVLFVAGFLCSLVQFCLYPLAVAFSNDHVEGDRRVSLTAMLLVTYGIGASIGPLLAGVVMKLFGSHMLYAFFSLCALILVWRIRPKAVTNLHQVDDAPLHHVAMPDSMSSSPLVACLDPRVDEAVVQEQMQTVVPDPEPEADPQQPADEPAFEGPPEPLGPDEHPHDLSRARP; this comes from the coding sequence ATGCGCCAAATCTGGAAATCTTTTCGAGCCCTTTATTTCGCCTCCTTGATGATGCTGATCGGCTCCGGCCTGCTCAGTACTTACCTGGCCCTGCGCCTCGCTGCCGACCATGTCGACAGCCTGTGGGTGGGTGCGCTGATGGCGGCCAACTACTTTGGCCTAGTGCTGGGCGGCAAGATCGGGCACCGCCTGATCGCCCGGGTCGGGCATATTCGCGCGTATGCCACCTGTGCCGGGATTGTCGGTGCGGCGGTGTTGGGCCATGGCCTGATTAACTGGCTGCCGGCCTGGATCGTGCTGCGGATGATCGTGGGCCTGGGGATGATGTGCCAGTACATGGTCATCGAAAGCTGGCTCAATGAGCAGGCGGACGCCAAGCAGCGTGGCGTGGTGTTCAGTGGCTATATGATCGCGTCCTATCTCGGCCTGGTACTGGGCCAGTTGATCCTAGTGATGCACCCCGAGCTCGGTCTCGAGTTGCTGATGCTGGTCGCCCTGTGTTTTGCGCTGTGCCTGGTGCCGGTAGCCATGACCCGGCGGATTCACCCGGCGCCCCTGCATCCTGCGCCGATGGAGCCGCGCTTCTTTATCAAACGTGTGCCGCAGTCACTGAGCACGGTGTTGGGCGCAGGGTTGATCGTCGGTTCGTTCTACGGTTTGGCGCCGCTCTATGCCTCGCAGCAAGGCCTGACCACCGAGCAAGTCGGTCTGTTTATGGGTAGCTGCATTTTTGCTGGGCTGTTGGTGCAGTGGCCGTTGGGTTGGTTATCGGACCGCTATGATCGAGCCTTGCTGATTCGTTGCTTTGCCTTGTGCCTGGCGGTGGCTGCATTGCCGTTGGCGGTGTTGACCAAAGTGCCTTTGGAAGTGCTGTTTGTGGCCGGGTTCCTGTGTTCCCTGGTGCAGTTCTGCCTGTATCCGCTGGCGGTGGCGTTTTCCAATGACCATGTTGAAGGCGATCGTCGGGTCTCGCTGACCGCCATGTTGCTGGTGACCTACGGCATCGGCGCAAGTATTGGGCCGCTGTTGGCCGGTGTGGTCATGAAGCTGTTCGGCAGCCACATGCTGTATGCGTTTTTCAGCCTGTGTGCGTTGATCCTGGTGTGGCGTATCCGGCCGAAGGCGGTGACCAACCTGCATCAGGTGGACGATGCGCCGCTGCACCACGTGGCGATGCCCGACAGCATGTCCAGCTCGCCGCTGGTGGCGTGCCTGGACCCGCGAGTAGACGAAGCCGTGGTACAGGAGCAAATGCAGACCGTTGTCCCGGACCCAGAGCCTGAAGCTGATCCGCAACAACCGGCGGATGAGCCGGCTTTTGAAGGTCCGCCGGAGCCTCTGGGGCCGGACGAGCATCCTCATGACTTGAGCAGGGCACGCCCCTGA
- a CDS encoding PA3371 family protein — MTKPAWLFLCLTLAAGLFGLSTPSQDGQTTALIAAGVFAGLLVLTLIVGRRIKFDPVLR, encoded by the coding sequence ATGACGAAACCCGCCTGGTTATTCCTGTGCCTGACCCTGGCAGCCGGCCTATTTGGCCTGAGCACACCCTCTCAAGACGGCCAAACAACAGCCCTCATAGCCGCCGGCGTCTTCGCTGGTTTGCTGGTTCTGACGCTGATCGTTGGGCGCCGTATCAAATTCGATCCTGTGCTGCGCTAA
- a CDS encoding Arc family DNA-binding protein: MRPLKQAIYSSRTADKFVVRLPDGMRERIAEVARNHHRSMNSEIIARLEQSLIQEGALGEELSMRLDSPELSLHERELLQRFRQLSHRQQNALVSLIAHDVEAAAEAN; the protein is encoded by the coding sequence ATGCGCCCATTGAAACAGGCAATTTATTCCAGCCGTACGGCTGACAAGTTCGTCGTACGTCTGCCAGACGGAATGCGGGAACGCATTGCCGAGGTGGCTCGCAATCATCACCGCAGCATGAACTCCGAAATCATCGCGCGCCTCGAACAAAGCCTCATTCAGGAAGGTGCGCTGGGAGAAGAGTTGAGCATGCGCCTGGACAGCCCAGAGCTGTCACTGCACGAACGCGAACTGCTGCAGCGTTTTCGTCAGCTCTCCCACCGCCAGCAAAATGCTCTCGTCTCGCTTATTGCGCACGACGTTGAGGCGGCCGCAGAAGCCAATTGA